In Dietzia sp. ANT_WB102, the sequence TCGACGGTCAGGTCCTGGTATTCACCCTCCGACATCAGCGAGATGATTCGGAGCCCGGCCTGGAAGTGCGGGTCGAGGACCTGCCCGTCGAGTCGCCGCGGGGTCCCGCCCACGAGCCCGAGCAGCGGCGCCGGCAATGATCCGGCAGCGGTCATAGCGGCCCGGGTCAGGCGGTCCGGGATCGACGGGGAGTAGGCGCGGTGGCCGGACATGGGAGAACGCATAGCCACATTGTGGCGCGAATTCCTGGGATGATCAGGGCAATCGGGCGAAGGAGCTGGTCATGCGTTCAGGGCAGGAGAACGTGGTTCGGGTAGAGGGCCTGGTTAAAACCTTTGGAGGCGCTCGGGCGCTGGACGGGCTGGACCTGGATGTTCGCCGCGGAGAGGTCCACGGTTTCCTCGGGCCCAATGGGTCGGGAAAATCGACCACCATCCGCATTCTGCTGGGGCTGATGCGCGCCGACGCCGGCCGGGTGACCGTGTTCGGCGGGGACCCGTGGCGCGATGCGGTAGAGCTCCACGCCCGGATGGCGTACGTCCCCGGCGAAGTGGCCCTGTGGCCTCGACTGACGGGCGGCCAGAGCATCGACCTGCTGGGCCGAGCTCTCGGGGGGCTGGACCCGGCCAGGCGGGACGGACTCGTCGAGCGTTTCCGCCTGGACCCGACCAAACGCACTCGGGACTATTCCAAGGGCAACCGGCAGAAGGTGTCACTCGTCGCGGCGCTGGCCTCGGACGCCGAACTTCTCGTGCTGGACGAGCCCACCTCCGGACTGGACCCCCTCATGGAGCAGGTGTTCCAGGACTGCGTCCGCGAGACCATCGCACGCGGGGCCACTGTCCTGCTGTCCAGCCACATCATGGGCGAGGTGGAGGCCCTCGCGGACCGCGTGAGCATCATCCGCGCCGGCCGTACCGTCACCTCGGGCACGCTGGCCGAGCTGCGGCGCCACACCACGACCGAGGTCCATGCCGTCACGGACGCCGACCCGCGTCCACTCGAGCGAGTGGCCGGGGTCGACGGCCTACGGATCGACGATTCCACCGATGGACGGTTCGAGGTCCGCTGTCACGTGCCCGCTCCGCGGCTCGGCGAGGTGACGGGCATCCTGCACGCGGCCGGAATCCACACTCTGACGGCGACCCCGCCCAGCCTGGACGACCTCTTCCTCAGCGCCTATACCGGGAGCTGGACGGAAACCCGGGACGACGACCTGCCCGGGGAGCGGTGATGACGTCGCCGTTCGCGGGCACGGGACTGCTGGTACGCATCGCGCTGGGCACCGGCTGGCGGACTGCGGCGGCCTGGGTCGTGGGCCTGGCCTCGCTGTACCTGATCACCGGATTATCCATCGGGGCCCTGTACGACACCCCACAGGAATTGGCCACCTACGGCGCCTCGATCGGGGAGTCGACTGTCATGCTCACCGGCCGGGTGGCCGGACTCGACACCCTCGGCGGCATCCTGATGAACGAGTACTCGTTCCTGGTCGCCTTCGGTATTCCGGTCATGGCGATCGCCCTGACCGCGCGGGCCACCCGCAAGGAGGAGGAGTCGGGACGGTCGGAGCTGTTGTTGGCTGGTCGGGTCGGTCGGCTCGCCCCGACGGCGGCGGCCCTCGTCGTCGTCGCAGGAGTGTTCGCGGTCCTGGGCGTGGCGCTGTGGACGGTGACCCTCACCCTCGACATCGACCGCGGTGGCGCGGTCCTATACGCGGTATCGATCGCCGCCACCGGCTGGGTGTACGCCTCCGGTACCGCCGTGCTCGCCCAAGTCCTGTCACACAACCGCACTGTGTGGGCGTCCGCGATGGCCGCGTCGGGACTGACCCTCATCACGCGTGGGGTCGGGGACACCAATCGCAACTGGCTCAGCTGGACGTCCCCGCTGGGGTGGCAGGGCATGGTCCGGCCCTTCGGTGACCCGTCCGTGGGGCCGCTGATTGTGGCGGTCGGCGTCGCAGCCGGGCTTGCGGCGCTCGCGCTTTGGCTCGCCAGCCACCGCGACGTGGGGCAGGGGATGATCCCCACCCGGACCGGACCGGCCTCCGCGTCGGCATGGCGGGCGTCGCGTGCGGGGACAGCCGTGCACCAGCACCTGGGGGCGTTCACCGGCTGGACGCTCGGCGGGGTGGCCCTCATGGTCGTCTACGGCGGGCTGATGAACGTGGTTGTGGAGGCGATCATGTCCAACCCCGGGCTGGCAGCATTCCTCGCCGACTCCGGGACGGTCGTGGACTCGATCGTGCAGACACTCATCACCCTCGTCGGGTTCCTCGGCGCCGGGTTCGCGCTCCAGACCCTGTCCGGGTTACGGGGCGAGGAGACCTCAGGGAGGCTCGAAATGGCCCTGTCCGTCAGCCGCTCGCGATGGTCCTGGCTCGCCGCCCACACCGCGGTCGTGTCCGCCGGAACCGTCATCGTGGTGCTGGCGGGATCGGCCGCCTTCGGCATCTGCGCGGCCACGGCACTGGGCGACCCGGGACTAGCCGGCCGGATCCTCGCAGCCGGGGCGTGGCAGGCTGCCGCCGCTGGCCTGTTCGTGGGGATCTCGGTCGCATTATTCGGCGCACTCCCACGGCTGCAGGTGCTCGCATGGGCGCCGTTCGCAGTCGCCGTAGTCGTCACTTTCATGGGCCCGACGCTCCGCCTCACCGACGACCAGATGCGACTGTCGCCGTTCGGTGCGGTCGGTAGCGCCCCCGTGGGCCCCGTGGACCCGGTCGGCGTGACCGCACTCATCACGCTGACGAGCATCCTGATCGTCGTCGGGCTGGTCGGCTTCCGGCGCCGCGACGTGCCGCGAACCTGATCGCCGCGCCCGACCAGACCTGACAGACTGGCCGTCGTGGCCGGTACGGCTAGCGGCGCGGCCCGACGTTCGCGAATCAGGGAGGATCCGATGTCAGACGAGTTCGATCGAGACAGGCTCACCACCGCGTTGGAAATCGTCGCGGACTGGCCGGTGGAGAACGTCTCGGCTGCAGTGGTCGGCCCCGACGGTGCCCTCGCGGTCCACGGTGACGACACCCGCGTGTACCGCCTGGCGTCGGTGACCAAGCCCCTCGTGGCGGTGGCCGCGCTCCTGGCGGTCGAGGAGGAGGCCATCGCCCTCGACGAGCCCGCCGGACCCGAGGGTTCCACGGTGCGCCACCTGCTCTCCCACGCCTCGGGGCTGGATTTCGCCGACCGCGACAAGGTGCGCACCTCGCCTGGGGAGCGGCGGATCTATTCCTCGGCCGGGTTCGAGGTCCTCGCCGACCACATTTCCGACGCAACCGGGATCGCATTCGGCGAGTACCTCGATGAGGCGGTGTGCCGACCGCTAGGGATGGACTCCACGACCCTCGAGGGTTCCGCGGGCCACGGAGCGTCAGGCAGCCTGGCCGACCTCATCGCGTTCGCCCGCGAACTCGTGGCACCGCGACTACTCGCGCCCGAAACCCTGAAGGAGGCCGTCAGCGACCAGTTCAGCGGCCTCGACGGGATCGTTCCCGGATACGGCATGCAGAAGCCGTGTCCCTGGGGTCTCGGCTTCGAACTCCGCGATGGTAAGCATCCCCACTGGACCGGCCACCACAACTCACCCGGCACCTTCGGCCACTTCGGGCAGTCCGGAACTTTTCTCTGGGTCGAGCCCGAGATCTCCACAGCCTTGATCGTGCTCACCGACCGTGACTTCGGCGACTGGGCTAAGCCGCTGTGGCCTGAACTGTCCGACAGAGTCGTCGATGCGGCTACTCGGCGATCGCGCGCTTTGGGCGGTTGAGCCGAGTAGGTCTCCGACACGCCGGACGTTCGCCCGACGGCGGAATCACGGTGCTGTAACTTTGCTGAGAGTCGAGAAGTGTCGCTGGCACAACTCGATCACTTCAGGCACAGTGATAACTACAAGAAACATCTGCAACATCGTTCACACGATTCGTGAGGTCGTTGGGGAAGACGTCCCTCAGTGAGTCGGGAGTGAAGCGATGTCTGACCATAACTATC encodes:
- a CDS encoding ABC transporter ATP-binding protein encodes the protein MRSGQENVVRVEGLVKTFGGARALDGLDLDVRRGEVHGFLGPNGSGKSTTIRILLGLMRADAGRVTVFGGDPWRDAVELHARMAYVPGEVALWPRLTGGQSIDLLGRALGGLDPARRDGLVERFRLDPTKRTRDYSKGNRQKVSLVAALASDAELLVLDEPTSGLDPLMEQVFQDCVRETIARGATVLLSSHIMGEVEALADRVSIIRAGRTVTSGTLAELRRHTTTEVHAVTDADPRPLERVAGVDGLRIDDSTDGRFEVRCHVPAPRLGEVTGILHAAGIHTLTATPPSLDDLFLSAYTGSWTETRDDDLPGER
- a CDS encoding ABC transporter permease yields the protein MTSPFAGTGLLVRIALGTGWRTAAAWVVGLASLYLITGLSIGALYDTPQELATYGASIGESTVMLTGRVAGLDTLGGILMNEYSFLVAFGIPVMAIALTARATRKEEESGRSELLLAGRVGRLAPTAAALVVVAGVFAVLGVALWTVTLTLDIDRGGAVLYAVSIAATGWVYASGTAVLAQVLSHNRTVWASAMAASGLTLITRGVGDTNRNWLSWTSPLGWQGMVRPFGDPSVGPLIVAVGVAAGLAALALWLASHRDVGQGMIPTRTGPASASAWRASRAGTAVHQHLGAFTGWTLGGVALMVVYGGLMNVVVEAIMSNPGLAAFLADSGTVVDSIVQTLITLVGFLGAGFALQTLSGLRGEETSGRLEMALSVSRSRWSWLAAHTAVVSAGTVIVVLAGSAAFGICAATALGDPGLAGRILAAGAWQAAAAGLFVGISVALFGALPRLQVLAWAPFAVAVVVTFMGPTLRLTDDQMRLSPFGAVGSAPVGPVDPVGVTALITLTSILIVVGLVGFRRRDVPRT
- a CDS encoding serine hydrolase; this translates as MSDEFDRDRLTTALEIVADWPVENVSAAVVGPDGALAVHGDDTRVYRLASVTKPLVAVAALLAVEEEAIALDEPAGPEGSTVRHLLSHASGLDFADRDKVRTSPGERRIYSSAGFEVLADHISDATGIAFGEYLDEAVCRPLGMDSTTLEGSAGHGASGSLADLIAFARELVAPRLLAPETLKEAVSDQFSGLDGIVPGYGMQKPCPWGLGFELRDGKHPHWTGHHNSPGTFGHFGQSGTFLWVEPEISTALIVLTDRDFGDWAKPLWPELSDRVVDAATRRSRALGG